The following are from one region of the Amia ocellicauda isolate fAmiCal2 chromosome 1, fAmiCal2.hap1, whole genome shotgun sequence genome:
- the LOC136758478 gene encoding mpv17-like protein encodes MYRLSQPWLYNVAGYTVLFATADVIQQSMLGKQSEGKLNTEGARAGEHRRAADASARGAIDWIQMGRVALIGFVFHANFNYHWLRALERAWPGSGAKRVVVKVIADQLVGAPATITAFYTGLSVLEGREPFGDLRDKFWTSYMTGLLYWSTVQVVNFSLIPPSVRTVFVGGASLLWTVFLCNLRQQQAGGANRH; translated from the exons ATGTACCGACTTTCTCAGCCATGGCTGTACAATGTAGCCGGATACACTGTCCTCTTCGCCACTGCTGATGTCATACAGCAAAGCATGCTGGGAAAGCAGAGCGAGGGCAAGCTGAACACAGAGGGGGCCAGGGCGGGTGAGCACCGTAGAGCTGCAGATGCCTCGGCCAGAGGGGCGATAGACTGGATCCAGATGGGCAGGGTGGCTCTGATTGGCTTTGTCTTCCACGCCAACTTCAACTACCATTGGCTGAGGGCACTGGAGAGGGCGTGGCCAGGGAGTGGGGCCAAGAGAGTGGTGGTTAAAGTGATTGCTGACCAGTTAGTGGGGGCGCCGGCCACCATTACAGCATTCTATACTG gcCTCAGTGTGTTGGAGGGCCGGGAGCCATTTGGAGACTTGAGGGACAAATTCTGGACCTCATACATG acTGGGCTGTTGTACTGGAGCACAGTGCAG gtggtgAACTTCTCGCTCATCCCTCCCTCCGTCCGCACGGTGTTCGTGGGGGGGGCTTCCCTGCTCTGGACAGTGTTCCTCTGTAACCTACGGCAACAACAAGCGGGCGGGGCGAACAGGCACTGA